TTCAGGGTTATcagcatcttctttttcttgagttGATGCAGCTTTGGCAGCACTTGcgttgttcttttctttccttgcatcttcttcatctcgaATTCTTTTTCGACAATCTTCTATGGTGTGGCCAGCAATGTCGCAGCGTCGATATTTGCAAAATCTATACGGTTGTTGTCTGTAGTTAGAACGGCCACCACGTCTGGAACGATCACGACCACGTGAGTTGAGGTTGAAAGTTTGTGGATAAGACGGGTTTTGGTGGGCGAAGAAAGCTGCATCCTGAGCATCCGGTTTTCCAGTGTTCCATCTTTTCGCCATCTCTTCCTCTTTTAGTAGACGGGATGTTAATAATGCCATGGTCCTATCTGCAAATGTGACACTATCCCACGCTGTGACAAAACTTCGATAGCTGGGTGGCAAGGTACATATGATCTTCGTCATGATAGAAATGGCGTCAATTTCTGCTCCAATATCAGTAAGTTGTGTGACCATGGTTTCTATCTCAGATATATGCGCCATGATGTCCTTGTCTGGCTTGAAACGATACTCAAAGAATCTGGTTTGAAGTACATACCGATTCTCGACAGCATTTCTAAGGTATTGTGCCGATAGTCGTACCCACATCTCGTGAGCTGTGTTGCAGTTGATTAGAGATCTTTGTTGTTGACTTTCAATAGTTGAGATGAGATAACCACGGGCAAGTGTGTCTTTGGTATGCCAACTTGCTATAGCAGCAGCATTAGTGACTACACTACACCTAATGGCTAATACTACACCGAATGGCCGGACTTGCAAaatcttgacaaaaccttggATCTGGATAAAAATAACCAACACATTAAATATTCTAAACTACTTCTtcgaacaaattttttatttgacatcTTGTTTAAgataattttgacaatttgaCAAATCACTCCCATGACAATTTGACAAATCACTCCCATTACAATTTGACAAATCACTCACATGACAAATTGACAAATCACTCACatgacaattttaaaaatcactcAAATGACAATTTCTACAGTTAACTTTCCTCGACAAAATTGACACTTTACTTGACAActtctacaattttttttactttttctgaGTTGCACATGACAACGTTCGACAAACATTTGTTGAGATGGGCTCACCGCgttggaaaaataagaacacatcgacacaaataaaaaaaaactttctacGTGCAGGGACTACTTCCTCATGGCTCGTTTCCCCGCAACACCACTCCTCTCCAGATCGTCACTcctccattttattttgacctcatcaccaaacaaaacatttattttatttctaaaaaaaattcacaacgCCTGGCTTGTCACTGGTTCCCCCTATCTGAAACCAATTTCTTTATCTCTGCCTacatcacattttttattctgaaaaaaaatgtaattttttttaaatgaaaaacacacCTCAGCAGTTTGAgatgtaaacaaataaaatgaattagcgtacaaataaatgaaaatttgacgCCAAATCAAGCTCTTGATGTCGGGGATATCGAAAATGGTTTGACAAAGCCAGGAGTAAGTAAAACAGGGCAgcaatttaactttttatgaatcaaataaaaatcaattatacGGAGATTGTTTCCAGACTAATTGATCTCCCACCTTTCGGAATAGGGTAACTTCCCCTAAAAGTACGTGAGTTAGACTCTAATTTAGACATGCAATTGTTTGTCTCACAAAGTTTCACTTAGacaacccccctcccccctttcactaatacaacaaaaaaatgcacGGAACTACCAGATAATGGTTTTTGGACCGGAACTCGCCATAGTAATACCCACAAAGAACCTCACGGAAGACAAGAACGAATCAAATTTGTATATTCCGAACGTAACATTTTTACCGCTAAACATTGAAGTAAGAAATCCTTCCACTTTGTGCTGCAACAAAAAGGGGTTTTTATGAGTTTCTTCAATTGCATGAACAAATTCTTCCCCCGGAAGGAATGTGTTGCATGGAACGGTTGCAAATCCTTTGTTTGTCATTTGTACTTCCAATCCATAGCAGAAAAAGATAAGACAGCTGGGAGGAACCTCAAATTTTGGCATAAAGTACAAACTCTGCCTGCAATTTCTTTAACTAAGAAGTTATtggatttaaataaaatcaattacatACTAGGAAATGGAATGGGCTGAGAGTAAAGTTAGCCAGATGAAACAGAAGAATTTTAATCCTTGTTCCGTGGAGTTATTTTGCCAGAATGCAATCCAACAGGTAAAATATTGGAAGATTATGAGATTTGCAACGACAGCGTATCATTCCACAAATGGAGCATCTTTCATCGGCAATAGCGTCAAAATGTGGAATAAACTTCTGTCgtaaattttttggttggtttaTTCCTTTTATGCCATTTCCATACCCCAATAATTAAAGCGCTATTCTGCTCTCAAATTACTTataaactaattttttcattgacaACATTACACGCGCTTAGACTTAATTAAGCTATAGAGATTATTATAGCTTCAAGCTGCTTAATATCCAAATTATTCAAGTAAGATGACaattaaacattaaaaaacgaaaacttacaatttttagTGCAGGCATTCGGCTTGGAAACGTTGGGCCGTGTCAGTTGCTTCCCCCCCTATGTCTTCCAAGAAGGAAGAGATAATCGTATTGAATTAGGCTGATTTGATCCGTTTTGAAGTTTGGATTTTTAGATGTAACATCCTTGGGTGGCACTGAGAGATATCGTTTAGTTTTATTCTACacataagaaatttttttgcaaatggTAAGTTCGTAGAAATCGAACAATACACAGTTTACTCCATAACTGTAACTGCATAcagaatgttttgttttttttacaatttttcttttgaatgatAAACCATGtaattttttcagttttcctgttttccgGCTTCAATAAAACATACGACATACCGACATCTGAAACGGCATTGTAGTAAACCCAATTTATcggaaaaaatgtaaagatTCATTCGTAAATACAAAATTGTGACAATCTATTTGTGCATACcatgttcttttttaatggCTCCGGAAAGTACCACTTAATTGCTTCTGGTTATTTCCTAtagataaaaattaataaaaggttaGATTTTACGTATAATTTTTACAACGCAAATTCTAAGAGACTGTACTACCATGGAATGGAAGTATTTGACGTATTTCGtgtataattttcttttactttccaCAAAAACACAACCTTTTCTTTGCATTTATCTGTTTCACTTAAACAGGTGAATCATCTGACACAAATATTCACTTTTTTCTGTACAACAGATTCGGATAAAGTAGACACAGTTGATGAGAAGAACAGCTATCATCTCTAGGCagttggtttttctttaaagacgCATTTACGGAtgttttcattcctttttctgGTGTACAATGACAGAGTATGGATTAACTGGTATGTTTACTTTTAATCTTTCTGGAAGCATCTTTGggcagtttgtttttctttagagGTGCACTTTGAACAATATTCAAACTGGATTTTTGCCATTGTGAAGCATCGTGTGAAACATCAAATGAATCAACAGGTTGACCACAGGTCTCTGAGAACCGAGAAAAacattctgaaaaaaataaaagtagacCAAAAATGATGTAGAAGAAGCAAAGGTTAAAAGATTCAAGTTACCATTTCTTTTACGCTTCCTACTTTTAGCCAAAGAAATTAGTCCAGTCTTTTGTtctaagagagaaaaaatttcgaGAGCACTTTGCAGGAATTCTATGGACacgaaaagaaattaatatgATAATACtacaaacatttaaaaactgCTCTTACGGGGTACAGTTTGGTTGAAATCTTGTTCAACATAAATTGAATCAGCTGGTTGATCATGGATATCTGGCCACCGAGAAAAACTTtctaaaaacaataaaagtagAACAATAAAGTAGTTTTCGAATAAGTCatacaaagaataaaacaataaagtTTACCATCTCTCTTTCGCTTATTCCTACTTTGAGCTACAAGTTCagattttttctgtttagaaCCGTCTCTTGAGTTATCCGCACCACTAGCAAATAGTCCGAAAGATTTCATTCCTTAAATAAAGCaaatttaacatttgaaatatttcatttgtctAAGAAAAATAACCTTTTCTTCGACTGTCATTGTACTTCTTAACTCGAGCCTTTTGTTCTTCGCTTCTTAAATCACAACCTTTACGTTGcatattttcaattaaacgAATTCAATAGCTACTCTAGAATTATAAAATCCAATtacaaactaaaataaaaaacgcagTATATTACAGTTGACAGTGGGGACAGccgaattgaaaaatgtaaacaagtaTAGAAAGATGCGTCTGCAAAAAGTACTAACAGtatccaaatttaaaaaattaaattgtattttcaaataaattgaatttgcaaaatttagactgtttaaaaataaaatatgaaacaaaacataataGTTAATTGAGAtccaattaaaacaattcaaatttaagtttaaatgaACACAACTCCATTTTACCCTATGCTTCAGAGCGAAggaaaattttaactaaaCTAAGAATATATAAATGAATCTGAATCTGTATGAGGTTGTTTAACACAGGAACCTATCAAAGaacatatttaaattaattgaaatacaaTGGAAGCaagtctaataaaaaaaacttacatgtTCTTATTCCAGCCTTCATAGTTTACGATGAAGAAAATTCCACTGATAACCAATAATACTGGTAATTTCTTCAGAAAAAGGGTCCCTGgatcaataataatagaataatggttaataaaattgaatggcTGCAAACTTTCTATAGACAGAATGTAAAATGCAGTAAAAAAATAGCGAGCTTACCAAGCCATACCCCATAATTGAtattttacaaagaaaatggggGTGTTTTGATGGGAAAAAAGCAGGTTACTGAAAGAAATATCACCTGTAATAAACTGAGTTACTTAATGTGATAATTATATCTTAAAATCACGAATTTACCATTTTGACAGTTCCTATaggcaagagagagaaagatatttggtaaaaaaattaaacaaaatgacTGGAAATAGATGTACATAGGGTAAATTTAAAAGCTGAGTACGAAAAACACCACTAAAAATCTCAAATATtgataataaataagaaaatacagTAAAAATATACGGgcctatttaagaaaaaacaaaatggccgccaaaatcaacaaatctGGAACGACCAATTTGCCACCGCGGCAGCACTCTTTTCCCCCTACTAACCTGAGAGCGCATTTTGAGGACGAGCGTTTGAGCTAGCTCACCagttccgtgtttttttttctcattctcatttttctcgttCATGTTTCACTAAGCAGTTTCAAAGTTGTGTGAAGAAGTAGATGCGGTTTTAGATGGGTTAATGATTATACCGTctaaataaacaataattaattctttccattctttttatcCAGTAATAGAAATATGGTTTTCGATATCTCCTGAAAGTTTTTGAAAGGGCAAAGCTAATTCTGTAAAACGTTCAcacaaatatctttttttgtcttagtAGGTCTTTAGTAGTTTTagtagttatttttttagtctAATTTCCGCTTTAGTGCCATAATCAATTGATGAGAAGTGGGTGACGTCATCGCTCAATGCTTGCCCATTATATATAGGCGTCGCTCCATCGCTTCTGCTACCCAATTCCCCTGAATTTACTATAGATAttgcaaaaagaattttgcaAATTTACCATTTTCAAGAAATCTTTTCTATAACATTTACGCTTTATTGAATACCGTGATATTGTTACAAGcaacaatttattatttcatttttctacatatatttttcttgCTATCATTAACTTAAATCATCAGTATAGTTATTAGCACTAATTTATATAGGTTGAGAAATGATAGGGTATCAGCAAGTAGCCAAACCAAGGAGCAAAAAGAAGCTGTCGGATTACTTTCATTTGGAACGTTTCTTGACTATTTTGATCTGATGCTGTATGTACATATGGCAGTTCTTTTAAATGAGCTCTTTTCCCCAAAAAGCGATCCTTTTACCTCTGCATTGCAGTCTGCTTTTGCATTTTGTTCAGTGTTTGTTTTAAGACCTGTTGGTGCACTTATTTTTGGTAGGATAGGTGATAAAATCGGTCGTCAACCAATAGTTATTATCACAACCTTTATTATGTCTATTGCATGCATTATAATTGCTACTCTTCCAACATATGAACAAATAGGTATATCAGCTGCATGGTTAGTGACCGTGTGCCGCATGTTACAGGGCATGTCATCTATGGGAGAAATAGTAGGTgcagaaatttatttaactgAATTCGTGAAACCACCTATGCAATATCCGGCTGTAATGTAAGttgcaattttttctttttttggagggaCAACACCTTTGGGCGTTGCATCTATTACAACTAAATATCAATTTTATTGGCGTATTGCATTTTGGATTGGTGCACTAATTGCAATGGTTGGTGGTGTTGCTAGAACAGCACTAAAAGAACCAACGGATTTTGCAGATGCAACATGTCGGTTAAAAAAGATCTTAGATAAATCCGGTGTGAGCATGGCTAAATTAAAAGATGAACCTATATTACATGAAAAAGTaagcaaaaaaacaactatAGCCTTATTTATAATACAATGTGGATGGccattatgtttttttttacgtataTTTATTGTGGGAATATCCTTCAAACTCAGTTTGGTTATAAACCAGAAGAAGTAATTAATCAAAATGTTATCGTACCAATGGTGAATTTAGTTGGCTATATATTATTAATGTATTTAAGTTATAGAATACATCCATTAAAGATATTGAAAGCAAAACTATTTATATTCTGTCCGGTTGCCTTGCTTTGTCCTTACTTGCTAAGCCATATAAACAGTCCATTACATATATTTGCACTGCAATaatattttatgttatttgtGCTTAGCACTAATCCAGCTACCCCTGTTTTTTATACTCATATTCTCATTTTCCAACGTTTTACTTATGGTGGTTTTATATATGGTGTGTCTCGTATTATCATGCATATTACTACATCATTTGGAATTATCTATTGTGAGAAATATTTTGGACAATGGGGAGTGTCGTTGATCATAGTGTCTATGGCAATAGGTTATGGATTTGGGATATTTTACTTTATGAGACTAGAGAAGGAAGCCGGAAATTATCATGTGAAGTTTGGTGATCATTCTGTCTCTGCATATTCTTAAAACATAGCCTTGCTTGTTTTTTGCTCAACTTTTGGGGTTCCAAGATAAATACTAAGACTCATAAATCTGCTAAGAGTTTCTTCTATTATCTTCTTAATTTTTCTGGAGATTTTACTCCAATAGTTTGTACATTATGAATTCTATCGAATAGCTTAATGATTAAGACATCATATTTCTTTTGTAGCCATAATAATTCTACTGTTTCTTCTGCACTAATTTTTCTGTCTACCTTCACTTTGGTTAAGTCTTCTACCTGATTAGCAACCTGACTACCAAAAATACTATCAATCATAGTTTTAGTTAGAGCTGTATCTTCAATAGTATCATGAAGTAAactggtaataataatatcagtCCTGAAATATTGGGGCATTTCTAatgctgtgtgctgtgcaaCCATGTACGCTACTTCTATCGGGTGAGAGTAATAAGGTTCGCCGGATTGTCGCATTTGCGAACCATGATATTTTTTGGCGTAATATATACCTTTTTTAACCTCATCAATATCTATTGGTGGTTTTACTTGCTGATTCAGTCGAGTTAGTTTATTGAGTAACCCCTACTAAAACACCGCATACTAATAACGTTATATGATGGTCAAAAACGAATGTGTACAACCACATTGATTTTTCGAACGTTGTATTTATCTAATTTTTGTTCGAAGAAATTCATCTTAAATTTTAGATTCGCTTAACGTTCATAGCATGTACGAATACAAAAATCAATATCAGCACCTAAAATGAACATAAATTTTAGGAACGGATTTGAAGGTGAAATCTAGAAAGTAGATATTTCACATTTGTAATAAACATCTTACGTTAATAGAACATTAAACGCCGAACATATATCTAATCCGCAAAATTGTATATTCATGTGACGTGCGGGATCGCAAGTAATATACGAAAATTATGCTTCTATTTTGAATGTTGGGCGAATGTTCATATAACCTTCCCATTTGTACAAAGGTGTATGTGATTCTAGCCTCTTGGCGCCATAAATTTTGATAGGAACAAATAGCTCAATGGTAGAGCAGCGGTCTTGTAAGCCAAAGGTCTATGGTTCGATTCGCAGTTCCGACTTCTCTAATATAACGCTTCGGTAGCATGGCAGATTGGATATAGATACCAATGTATGTGTATGTTTTTTCTATGTTCTATGAACATACCAATGGTATTCAGAAGAGAACTATAATAGTATAtgactaaatggacattaaatgCGCGGCAATAGGGAATCAAAAATGAACATTATATTCATATACAGTATTGTCCAAAATAATCCGAACACCatggtctctttctttattttttaaaaatatttcgaaaattttttcttaattctaaaaaatgaactttgtaaaacaattaattctacacataatatgAAGGCTTgaatgtttaaaacaaaagatatacattaaactgggcttttgaaaaagaggtgcgttcggatttttttggacgatactgtaccATTTGAACATCCACATACTTTTTTTGAATCTCACATTTACATGCAATGAACGTCGACGTTTTAGTAGGGACCTTTCAGCATACTCACAAGATTCAAACTTTGACTGCCAATTATGAATATCTTCCATTAAACACCTAACACATTAGTTTAatcataaattaaattaaactaaaattCTGCTACTTTCAAGCATTTACTATTTTAAAaggtgaatatttttaaaaattataccATTAGTTTTTTGTTATGGTTCTCTAAAACCTGAGTTAACAACTCTTCTACTTCATAActagtatttttattttcaaaatctgagaaatctattattattttgcttCTAATTTTATTAGACTCCAGAATTTTCACCAGTTCTATTGCCCAATTGTCAGTAATGTAATTATAGCTAATATCTATTTGGCTGATGGTTCTATTAGTTTCCAAAGCTTTAACAATCTGGACAAGCCCAACGTCACCAATATTATTAatattgatttccatttgttttagagtgctat
This DNA window, taken from Daphnia pulex isolate KAP4 chromosome 2, ASM2113471v1, encodes the following:
- the LOC124204152 gene encoding uncharacterized protein LOC124204152 isoform X1 — protein: MQRKGCDLRSEEQKARVKKYNDSRRKGMKSFGLFASGADNSRDGSKQKKSELVAQSRNKRKRDESFSRWPDIHDQPADSIYVEQDFNQTVPQFLQSALEIFSLLEQKTGLISLAKSRKRKRNECFSRFSETCGQPVDSFDVSHDASQWQKSSLNIVQSAPLKKNKLPKDASRKIKKKPTA
- the LOC124204152 gene encoding uncharacterized protein LOC124204152 isoform X2 — translated: MQRKGCDLRSEEQKARVKKYNDSRRKGMKSFGLFASGADNSRDGSKQKKSELVAQSRNKRKRDESFSRWPDIHDQPADSIYVEQDFNQTVPQFLQSALEIFSLLEQKTGLISLAKSRKRKRNECFSRFSETCGQPVDSFDVSHDASQWQKSSLNIVQSAPLKKNKLPKDASRKIKSKHTS